AAGCGCAAAAGCGATGGCGAAAATTAAAAGGTCATGAGTTGATTAACAAACTGATTTTGGGTGTGCAGTTTAAAGATGGGGAAGAAGTCTTTAATATGAAATACACAGCTTAATTTTTAACAAGCTGGATGCGCTATTAGATGCTCAAAACACAACATTTGACAATATCTCTGGTTAATTGCGTCAATTTTGATGGCATTAAATGTTTGTTTCTCGTTTTTGCGTCTGTTGCAAGCCTTCTTACAACCATAAAATGTCAGATACTACTCATCAAATCGATAAACATTTTGTATTGTCGAGGAGCTTTTATTTTTGGAACGGGACAATCATAGAGAATCAAAATTCGTTTACTCTCAATATAGTCGGGAAGAAATCCAATTCTCATACTTTGTTCAGCTAGGCGTTCGATGACTTCCCTGCTAGATACTATCTACAAAGGTTCATTTCAACGGCATGATCATTGAAATATTGCTTAAGCAATGAAGCTCCTTTTCTCTCTTCACTGAGCATAAACTTAGTTACAGGTTGTCCGACTAGCTTTTGGCCAATTATAGGCGATGTTCTCCGCTACCATGAAAGGCCGAAAAATCTTCATTCTCGAGAACAATCCCAAAATTCACATACCTGTTTTAACAAGTTTAATAACTATATCTGTATAGCCAAATCTGAGAGTCGGTTCCACGGCTTCCCTCTTCTTAAGAACGTTTACAGGATTTCATTATATGGCTATTAAAATCCCTTTAAGAATGTGTACTCGGCATCGGTAAAGGTTCTAAGTTTTGCATAATGCGAAAGAAGTTCATGATATCATAAGCTTCTTGGCTCTCTTCGCGTGGCTCCTCTAATCTTTTACAATTTTTGATACTTGCCGCTGGATTAGAAAAATCTTTAATCACATGCTGATATGGATCACTGACAAGATTATTCGAGATGATCAAATCAGGATAGTTTTCTTGTTCTGCTAGCTTCCACAAATCTTCCCCACCAAAAAGAGCAAAATATACATCACGAGGAGTTAAAGAGATCTCCTCTTTTTCCAGTTCTAGTCTTGCGAGATTTTGCATCACTTCCAATCTTTCCAATTGTGCACACCAAGAATCTTCCGAAATACAAGAGTAATTTCGAGCATTTTCATGGTATTCTTGAAAAACTGAAATAAAATTTGGATGTGTTAATGTTAATAGAGTCGCGCGTTCAAATGGCTGTGCATTTTGGGGAAGGCCTAAAACCCACATCCTACATGTAATAATAGACTTGTAAACAGTTGATTTGCGCTCTTCATCGATGTTTTCATAGCCTAACACGACTTCGTTACCCTTTAGTTTATTAAAGGGATTCAGCATTTCTTCCAAATCAATTTCGTAGATCTTTTCAATTTTTTGGTTATCTTCAGATAGTTTGAGAAGGTAATTATTGAAATGTCCGGCGGCTATTCCTTTAATAAAACCACTTAAAGTAAGCATGTGCACATGGTTTTTTTGAACGTCTAAGAGTAATTTGGCACCTTTAGGATTGTAGAAATCAAATCCAGTCTTTGAATTTTGGATAAACTTTTGAATCGTTCCATGTGACTCTTTTTGATTTACTACAAAAGTGACTGCTAGGGTTGTGGGAACACGTTTCAAGCCGAGAATTTGATCTTGCTCATATCCAATGATTTCATGCTCCCAAACACTGGCTTTTAAATACATTTCTGGTAGAAGCTTAGTCTTGAACGTATTGTAATATTCAGGGTCAGAATGTTTTAAAATGGCAAATGTTTTACCTGCTAAATCGATAAACGCGTATGAAGGGCTGTGTCCATAGGATTCTCTTTTTTCGATACGATAGTTGTTGAATTGTTTAATTTTGCGTAATAATTTTTCTATTTTTTTATTCGTCTGGTAAGCATTTCCATGCAAATGTTGGAGTGAAAGTTGCAAATTCCATTTCAAAACTTGCCTCACACTCTCGGTGCCGTAAGATGGTTTCGAGAGCTCTTTCGCAATGTTTATTAAGTGATCAGTTCCATCTGTCGAAGACAGGGTGGAAAGCTGTGACAACGCTTCTTGGGTGTTTCCTCTTTTGATCAAATTTAAAATTTGTTCTAGCGGAGTGATTGTTTCAAGCTTTTCAGAAGACAAGTCTAACTGTATGTCATTTCTAAAAGAAAAAGGTTGCAATATTTTAATGAGTGCAGGGATAGCGGAAGAAGTATTTTCTGCGAATTCAATTTTGAAAGAGGGATCAAAATCAATTTTATGTGCATATAAAGTTGTATTCATAAAATGCCTTTTGGGAAAAGATAATAAGTATTTTATCAAAAAAACAAGGTTGATTTCAATTATATTTTTAACTATCAAGGAATAAGCATTCTTTTGAAATTGATTGGTGGAGGTCAAGTATTTGATAATCTTATGTTTTTATTATTATCATTTTGTAATTAAAGTCGTTATGATGCTTCTTTTCACTTTAATTTAGCTTAGTAAAAATGAAACAATAACCTCACACGAAGAAAATGGATATCTGGCACAATTGATCGAACACATGAGCGACTTGCAAGCTGAAAAACAAGCTATGTATCATGCGAAGCAATGTTTTTTGGTGATTTCATGACAAACATTCTTTTAGACCCCTGTCGTTGTAACATGCTTGATATAGATGGGAAAATCTATGACTGTGTGTTCAGGCGTTTTCACTAAATTGTATGGAAGTATGGGAGAGTGAAATTAGAAGCATTTCTAGATGTTGAAGTCATTCACTGCGAAGAAAAGTGAAGGTCGTATACCAAGCAGCGGAGAAGCATTTAGAGAGATTGGCAAGTTTCTTTGCAAAATATCCAGCTCAGTTACTTGGGCAGTCAAATCCAACTGCAAATAGAGTAAGGAAACCAAATGAAGTATCATATCGAAGAGAATCTTTTAACAGAAGAAATGAAGAAGAGGATTTTTCAAGGATTCGCTCGGCAAGCAACCAATGCAATAAGCATCGATGGTCCTAGTGAAGACCTGATCTCTTTTGAAATTTATGATGGTTCCGATTTTGTCGGGACTGTTGTCGTACAGCTTTTTTGGGAACAACTCCACATCAAATTTCTTTTTATAGAAGAAAGATATCGCGGGCAAGGAATAGGTCGGTATTTGATGAATCATGCTCTGGAACATGGGAAAAAGCGAGGATGTCATTTTGCTTTTGTGGAAACGATGAATTTTCAAGCTGTGGAATTTTATCAAAGGTTAGGCTTTGTCACTGAATCTTCACGGGGTGGATATGCAAAAGATACTATCCTCCATTACCTCAAAAAGAGTTTGGCTGGTGCTTCAGTTATCAGAAAAATCACTAGGACGGGTGTTTATGGATTAGCCATAGCAGAGGACAAAGTTTTTTTGATCGAACAAAAGCATGGCCCATTTGCGGGGCGGCTAGATTTTCCTGGTGGGAGGATTGAATTTGGCGAATCCGTTGAGCAAGCGCTGCGTCGGGAATTTGCAGAAGAAGTGGCCATGTCGTTTATGTCATGTATTCTTTTTGATAATTTGACAACGACTACCGACGTTCCAAAAACTTCAGCACATGAATCCTATTGCTTTTATCAAATTGGAATGATTTATCGAATTGAAGGTCTTTTGCCTCTAAACAACTTGGAGCAAGAATTACAGCATATTTGGATTGATCCTAAAATGTTATCTAAAGAGAAATGTTCTTCACTGCTTTGGCAATTTTTGCAGTCTCATACATGGCATATCTACATCAAATAGCATTTTGCAGAGTTCTTCTCTAGCTTATGGATGACCTCTTGGGAATAATGCCTAAGCCTTGCAATTTTGAGCGCTTGTTTGGATAGTTCCCCTTTTTTGAATCTTTCAAATAGGTATAGGACCAATTTATCTGAATATCCATATAGTAAAACATGTTCAAAATGAAGAGGTAGAACACTAATATTTTGCTTTAATAAGAACCACAACATTTCTTCATCTACTTGTCCTAATACACGACCGATATCAAATGAAAGAGCGGGACATTTATGGATAACCTTCCGAATGAATGTATTTGGGAAAGGAGTTAAATGAGGAAGGTAGGGCTTTGGCTTATCTTTAAAATGCTCCCAATAAAGATCAAAGAATCTGGGTGGCAAAAGGTCATCCTCGGTTCCTTCTTTAAATTTAGCCAGCTGTTCTTCAAAAAAATCAAGCATGCTATGTGTTTCAGGAAAGATGTAATTCCATATCTCATCCTCCAATTCAGGAATCTTGTCGACCAAAATTTCTATCGTTTTCAAGGAAAAGTTTAGTTTAAATGCTTTGGGGAGATGTCTAAATTCTATTTCTGATGCATACATAATAAATAAACGAATGAGCTTTTCGGGATAACCATGACAAAATAACCACGGGAGACATTCTTTTGTATCAACATCCTGATGGATGCAGGCTTGTTGAAGCATCAATTGCATCGTTTTTGGTGAATAGCTCTTCGAAAGAGCATTTTCCAAATGTATGGTGGTGACGGGATAGATCAAGGCCATTCTTTGAACAGCTATCTCTGGGTTTTCACCTTGATGATTTATAATATAATCAAGAGGGTTATTTAACGTGTTTTTCTCTTCGTGAATCACAACTTGTTTTACTAGATCGCATAGCTCTTCATCAGGGACAGAGCGACACATCGCTTCAGCGAGATCATTCGCATATAGGTTTAAGATTATTTTAGAAGGTCCAGGTTTTTCAGGTATTTGTTCAATTTGATCTTTAAGTTTGGCGATTTCCCTTTGGTAGGCCATCTCTTTCTTTTTTAACTTTTTAATTTTTCGTTTCAATTGATGCTCATTGAGGTCTTCATAAGAGGTTTGTTTTTGCTTACCTTTTGAAATACTTTTTGAAACTTTATGGAAATATTCAACAATATCAAGATGTCCTTGCATTTCCGCCATTTTTACAGGGGTGACGTTATTTAGCCTCATACGGGAGGCGTCTACTTTGCCGGCGAAGTAACGGTAAGCATTTAAATCGCAAAATCCTTCTTTAATGACTTTTTGACAGGTTTTTAAATCACCCAAATTAGCTGCATTAAAAATTTTTACAAATTGTATTAGAAATTCTCGATCTTGTTTTGTCCGTCCCAGGATATCTATAGGTTTACTTGAGTTTTTTTCTTCAATTGGAAGAGATCTAACAATATAAGAGTCCCCGCTATCAAAAGGGATAATGGTTGCATAAGTCATATTTCGTTTTTTCTCATTGTCGAATTGCTAAATTTCAATCTTCGTCAAATCGGTTTTTTTTGAAAGAATTAAGATGAGTGATTAGATTTGACCTATTAGATCAATAAACATCTGTGCATTTCTAGAGAGCTTCCTATTTTTCGGGGAGATTGCTAAAATTCGATAGGGGATTTTAGGAATTGAGTATTCATAAGGGATCAGTGCTCGTTTGCCTGCAATATAGTCAGGAAGAAAGCCAATTCCCATACCCTGTTCAACCAAGCTTGCAATCACTTCCCAGCTGGATACTTCCATATAAGCATGTATTTCAACTCCGTTATTCTGGAAATGCTGCTTTAATAATGAAACCTCTTTTCGTTCTTCACTGAGGATAAATTTGTTCTTAGCATTTGCTGTGAATTTTTTTGCTGTGTATAAATGATATTCACCCCTGTAAATTTCGCGAGAATGAAATAGCGAAAAATCCTCGTTGTCCAAAACGATTCCAAAATCGACATCTCCTTTTTTAACAAGTTCCACAATGGTACCTGTATGTCCAAATCTTAGAATGGGTTCAATTTTTTCCCATGTTTGAGAAAGTTTACTTAAATAGGCGGGGAGTAACGATAGGGCAAAACTGTGGGTGCAAGCAAAAGAGAGTTTTCCTTTGAACACACTATCTGTCTCATTAAACGCATCTTCGATTTCAGAAAATACCGTGAAAATTTGCTTACACTTGTCTAGGAGTAATAAGCCATCTGCTGTTAGTTGAAAGCGATTTTTTTCGTGCGTGATCAGTTGCTTCCCTAAAGTTTTTTCCAATTTGCTTATGGCTTGGCTGATAGCCGATTGACTGACAAAGTTTTCTTTAGATGCTCTGGAGATACTTTTGGATTGTCCAGCACTAAAAAAGTAGCGAAGAAAGGTAATGTTTGGAATGAACTTCATTTGACCTCATGTATAAGTATTGCTTATACAGGGTATCACATTAATTAATTTTCGCTAAATCTAATCCCTCTATACACTCTTCATTTAATGCACTCAAACAATAGGGATGAGAGATGAGAAAATTTTGGTTAATCCTTCTGATCGTACGCAGTTTTTTATGTCATGCGCAAATTACAACTGTCTACAATATGGAAGAAGTTTTTCAGCATTTTAGCGATGCCGATTCGAAAACATGGGCGATATTTGACGTGGATATGGTTTTGATCCAGCCAAGCAATCCGGCTTTTCAAATGGCAAATATGAAACGTTTTGGGGCGATTTCCAAGACTATTATGAAAAATATACCAGTTGACAAGCAAATGATGTTCTTGAGTTTGATGACAACTAGTTGTCCTTCAGTCTTGATAGATGAACGAACGCCACAATATCTATCGAATATCATAGGAAAGAATATCCCTACAATGGCACTTACGGCCCATTTAACAGGACAATTTGGTGGAATAGAGAATATGGGGAAATGGGCGGATAGAAGGATTAAAACAGCTGGGAATTGATTTTTCCAAGGCTTCTCCCTATCCACACACACTGGTTTTTGACAATTTGACAGCCTATCGAGGAAACTATTCGATTTATCAAGACGGAATTCTTTTCGTCAATGGCAATGCAGTTTCTAAAGGTGAGGTTTTCGTGACGTTCCTTGAAAAGGCTGGCAAATATCCTGATAAGGTTATCTTTATTGATGACCGAGAAGATAATCTCAAAAGCCTTGAGAATGCTATCCAACAGCTTGAAAAGCCTATTGAATATCAGGGATTGCATTTTCTTGGAGCTCAAAATTATCCTTCACAAAGGATTTCAGAGGATGAATTTGAATTGCAATGGTTGAAATATGCCTCTGAAGTAAAGGAACTTAAGTAATATGAAAAAGATAACGATTCTATTAATTGCACTCTATCTTTCACAGGCAACAGCTCAAGCTTTGATTGTGGAAGCTCCAAATTTAGCCGCTTTTGAAAAAGTCACACAGAATATTGGCCAAGATAGCCTTGTCTTATTTGATGTTGATGATACCTTAATTGTTTCGAAAGATCACATTTTGCGCCCCGCAGCAAGACATATCTGGTTTCAACTTGCGAAAAAAACATTGGAAAATCCCGCAATAGTACCTCCAGGTAAACATGATGGGGACTATTTTTTCGGTCAAATCTTGTCAGCAATCGAGTACGAAATTGTCGATCCTAAAGTGGTAGACATTATCCATTCTTTACAACAACGTCATATCAAAACCATTGCTTTTACAAGAATGGGTACAGGTCCTTGTGGAGCCATTTCTTCGATGGAGGACTGGCGTATCGCGCACCTTAAAAAATTTTGTCTTGATTTCAGCCAGGCTTTACCCGAATTCCAGAATTTAAAAATTCAGGTTCCGGGAAACCAAGCATCTCTATTTAAACAAGGCATCTTGTGTTCAAACAAACAAGCCAAAGGACCAGTTTTCATTGCATTCTTAAATAGCATCGGCTGGAAGCCATCCAAAGTCATTTTTATTGATAACAGTTTTGATTATCTCAAATCGGTAGAAGATGCTCTGGAAGGTACGGGAATTGAATTTATCGGTTTCCATTATACAGATGTGGAGAATCGTCCATGTATTGTTGACGAGGCCTTAGCTGAATTTCAGCTCATGCATCTCGCTAAAACAGGTGTTTGGCTAAGCGATAGCGAAGCTTTAAAGAAGATGAATGGCCCCCAACAAATTCAACACATCAATGAAATCAATGCATATATAGAAAATATCGATGAAGATGCTTTAGTTGTTTTTGATGTTGATGAAGTCTTGATTTCGACCACAGATATTTTTTTACATCCAGAATGCGATGAAATTTTTTTAGGGCTTATTTACGATGCATTTGAGAAAGCAAAAACAGATAAAGAAAAGGACGAATTAGAAAATCAGCTTAGCTTAACTATGCTTCTTCCAAAACGGGTTTTAGTGGAAGGATCTACTCCAGGCTTTATTGAAAGTCTGCAAGTCAAAGGAATAAAAACCATGGCTTTGACAAGCTGTCCAACAGGACGCTTTGGAGTTATTCCATCTGTTGAGCAATGGCGGATTCGACATCTAAAAACTCTAGGCATTGATTTTTCTGCCGAGGCACCTTGTCAAGAAAGTTTTAGCCTTACCGAAATCTGCAAAAAAAATCGTCCTGCTCCTTTATTTGAAAATGGCATTTTATTTTCGAAAGGGTATTCGAAAGGTGAAGTGTTAATCGCTTTTTTAAAACGGATAAATTGGAAGCCTTCCAACGTTCTATTTATAGATGACTTAGCAGATAATCTTGAGAGTGTGAAGCAATATTTAGATGAGTTTGACATCCCTTTTGTTGGATTTCACTATTTGGGTGCTAGCTTGCCAAAAGACAAAATTGATCCGGATTTAATTAAGTTTCAGTTTGATTACTTATTAAAGCATGGCAAGTGGTTAAGTGATGAAGAAATCCGGTGCAATGATTTGCACCGGATGCATGAGTAGGGATTCTTTAAATATTTTCTAAAAATTGCTTGATTTTCTGCTTCGAGGAGAGTTCCTCTGTGTGTTTGTCCCACTCTTCCACAAGTTCTCCTTTTTCCATAAAGTAGACACAATCCATGATACGTCGAATAAAGGGCATGTCATGGCTTGATAGGGCAATGGTGATTCCACGAGCATTTAAATCGAGCAGTAGGTCTTCGAGATTTTTTTTGCTTTCGGGATCTAAGGCTGATGTGGGCTCATCCAGAAGTAAAACTTCTGGATGTAAAACGAGTGCACGTGCAATGGCGACCCTCTGTTGCTGTCCTCCCGATAATTGTGATGGGTATGCATGTATATGCGCATGCATTCCCAATGAAGTCAGAATTTCGATTGCTTTGCGCTCTGCTTCGGCTGGACACATGCCCATGGCATGTATGGGAGCATATGTGCAATTTTGGAGAACCGTAAGATGAGGAAACAGATGGAATTGTTGTAAAACAAAACCAATAGATGTTGCCCTTTCGATAGAAGAAAGGGTTTTAACATCCTTTCCGTTACATGTAATGAGCCCTTCGTACGCAGAATGCAAATTGGCGATACATTTCAGTAAAGTCGTTTTACCGGCCCCGCTGTGACCCATAAACGTTGTGATTCTTCCCGGTTTTAACTCAAACGAGACGTCATCTAAGATAAGCGTAGAGCCTTTTTTATGCTTGTATTTCCATACGATATTTTTTCCTGAAATCATGCTTGCCCTCTTTTTTGTATGAATTGTGCGAGAATGGAAACGCTGCTTGTCATCACCAGGTAGAGACATGCGGCCGTTAAGTAGATCGTCATGGGATCAAGTTCGCGAGTGACAATGTCTTTGCTGACTTTTGTTAACTCGGCCACTCCGATGACCATGAGAATACTTGTCTCTTTAATCAATGCGGTCAGCTCATTCGTTAAGCTCGGAAGGGTAATACGAAGCATTTGAGGTAAAATAATGCCTTTTAAAGTTTGCCAGGGTTTGAGTCCAATGACATGTGCGGCTTCCCATTGACCTTCAGGAATGGCATTAATTCCGCCACGCACAATTTCTGAAATATAGGCTGTTGAGTTAATGCCTAGAGCGGTAACTCCAGCTACAAAAGGAGATAATGAGAGACCAATCACTTCGGGCAAAGCATAATAGACAATTAGCACTTGGACAAATAGGGGGGTGCCTCTGACTATCCAGACAAAGCCATTAATGAGACATGACGAAGTAGGATTACGCATTTTATGGCAATTCAGGATTCCTAGTATAATTCCACAGCACAGGCCTATAAGTATAGAGACTATGGCTATTTGGATCGTTGAAAAAGCTCCCTGAAGGAGTAATGGCAAGGACTTTATGAGTAACAATTCTTCTGACATTATTGCACTTCCTTGAACCATTTGTTTTCTAACTGCTTGAGTTCGCCTGAGGCTTTTAGTTCTTGGATGATGTGTTGAACTTGCTGAAACAGTCCTTGGTTCTCTTTCTTGACTCCGATGCCAAAGCCTAAAATAGCGTCATCTTTTG
This genomic interval from Parachlamydia acanthamoebae contains the following:
- a CDS encoding DUF2608 domain-containing protein, coding for MRKFWLILLIVRSFLCHAQITTVYNMEEVFQHFSDADSKTWAIFDVDMVLIQPSNPAFQMANMKRFGAISKTIMKNIPVDKQMMFLSLMTTSCPSVLIDERTPQYLSNIIGKNIPTMALTAHLTGQFGGIENMGKWADRRIKTAGN
- a CDS encoding amino acid ABC transporter ATP-binding protein — translated: MISGKNIVWKYKHKKGSTLILDDVSFELKPGRITTFMGHSGAGKTTLLKCIANLHSAYEGLITCNGKDVKTLSSIERATSIGFVLQQFHLFPHLTVLQNCTYAPIHAMGMCPAEAERKAIEILTSLGMHAHIHAYPSQLSGGQQQRVAIARALVLHPEVLLLDEPTSALDPESKKNLEDLLLDLNARGITIALSSHDMPFIRRIMDCVYFMEKGELVEEWDKHTEELSSKQKIKQFLENI
- a CDS encoding bifunctional GNAT family N-acetyltransferase/NUDIX hydrolase; translation: MKYHIEENLLTEEMKKRIFQGFARQATNAISIDGPSEDLISFEIYDGSDFVGTVVVQLFWEQLHIKFLFIEERYRGQGIGRYLMNHALEHGKKRGCHFAFVETMNFQAVEFYQRLGFVTESSRGGYAKDTILHYLKKSLAGASVIRKITRTGVYGLAIAEDKVFLIEQKHGPFAGRLDFPGGRIEFGESVEQALRREFAEEVAMSFMSCILFDNLTTTTDVPKTSAHESYCFYQIGMIYRIEGLLPLNNLEQELQHIWIDPKMLSKEKCSSLLWQFLQSHTWHIYIK
- a CDS encoding LysR family transcriptional regulator; translated protein: MKFIPNITFLRYFFSAGQSKSISRASKENFVSQSAISQAISKLEKTLGKQLITHEKNRFQLTADGLLLLDKCKQIFTVFSEIEDAFNETDSVFKGKLSFACTHSFALSLLPAYLSKLSQTWEKIEPILRFGHTGTIVELVKKGDVDFGIVLDNEDFSLFHSREIYRGEYHLYTAKKFTANAKNKFILSEERKEVSLLKQHFQNNGVEIHAYMEVSSWEVIASLVEQGMGIGFLPDYIAGKRALIPYEYSIPKIPYRILAISPKNRKLSRNAQMFIDLIGQI
- a CDS encoding DUF2608 domain-containing protein, which codes for MKKITILLIALYLSQATAQALIVEAPNLAAFEKVTQNIGQDSLVLFDVDDTLIVSKDHILRPAARHIWFQLAKKTLENPAIVPPGKHDGDYFFGQILSAIEYEIVDPKVVDIIHSLQQRHIKTIAFTRMGTGPCGAISSMEDWRIAHLKKFCLDFSQALPEFQNLKIQVPGNQASLFKQGILCSNKQAKGPVFIAFLNSIGWKPSKVIFIDNSFDYLKSVEDALEGTGIEFIGFHYTDVENRPCIVDEALAEFQLMHLAKTGVWLSDSEALKKMNGPQQIQHINEINAYIENIDEDALVVFDVDEVLISTTDIFLHPECDEIFLGLIYDAFEKAKTDKEKDELENQLSLTMLLPKRVLVEGSTPGFIESLQVKGIKTMALTSCPTGRFGVIPSVEQWRIRHLKTLGIDFSAEAPCQESFSLTEICKKNRPAPLFENGILFSKGYSKGEVLIAFLKRINWKPSNVLFIDDLADNLESVKQYLDEFDIPFVGFHYLGASLPKDKIDPDLIKFQFDYLLKHGKWLSDEEIRCNDLHRMHE
- a CDS encoding DUF2608 domain-containing protein, giving the protein MVFDNLTAYRGNYSIYQDGILFVNGNAVSKGEVFVTFLEKAGKYPDKVIFIDDREDNLKSLENAIQQLEKPIEYQGLHFLGAQNYPSQRISEDEFELQWLKYASEVKELK
- a CDS encoding amino acid ABC transporter permease; translation: MSEELLLIKSLPLLLQGAFSTIQIAIVSILIGLCCGIILGILNCHKMRNPTSSCLINGFVWIVRGTPLFVQVLIVYYALPEVIGLSLSPFVAGVTALGINSTAYISEIVRGGINAIPEGQWEAAHVIGLKPWQTLKGIILPQMLRITLPSLTNELTALIKETSILMVIGVAELTKVSKDIVTRELDPMTIYLTAACLYLVMTSSVSILAQFIQKRGQA